The Agarilytica rhodophyticola genome has a window encoding:
- the hemB gene encoding porphobilinogen synthase, translating to MSRMFPATRLRRNRFSEFSRRLVRETELSVNDLIYPMFILDGEKKKQEITSMPGQFRLSIDELLKEAEQLVELGIPAIALFPNIDDSLKSLTGDEACNEEGLVPTTVRALKKEFPSLGVICDGALDPYTTHGQDGIIDEDGYVLNEETVDMLRLQAKVCAAAGADVIAPSDMMDGRVGAIREELDDAGFINTQIMAYSAKYASAYYGPFRDAVGSAANLGKGNKATYQMDPANSDEALHEIQLDLQEGADMVMVKPGMPYLDIVRRVKSDFGVPTFVYQVSGEYAMHMSAINAGMLSEAVIMESLVCIKRAGADGILTYFAKHAAKYLKTNN from the coding sequence ATGTCTCGAATGTTTCCAGCAACGCGTCTAAGACGCAATAGATTTAGTGAGTTTTCACGCCGTTTGGTGAGAGAGACAGAGCTCTCTGTGAATGACCTTATCTACCCAATGTTTATCCTAGATGGTGAGAAGAAAAAACAAGAAATCACTTCGATGCCAGGGCAATTCCGTCTAAGTATTGATGAGTTACTAAAAGAAGCAGAACAATTAGTGGAACTAGGAATTCCCGCCATAGCACTATTTCCGAATATCGACGACTCATTAAAAAGCCTTACGGGAGATGAGGCATGTAATGAGGAAGGTCTAGTGCCAACAACTGTGAGAGCACTCAAGAAGGAATTCCCATCTCTCGGTGTCATATGCGACGGCGCGCTGGATCCCTACACCACTCATGGGCAAGATGGCATTATTGATGAAGACGGCTATGTACTCAATGAGGAAACGGTTGATATGCTGCGCTTGCAGGCCAAAGTATGCGCTGCTGCCGGAGCAGATGTGATAGCACCTTCAGATATGATGGATGGCAGAGTCGGAGCAATCCGTGAAGAATTAGACGATGCTGGCTTTATTAATACTCAGATCATGGCTTACTCAGCTAAATATGCCTCAGCTTACTACGGCCCATTTAGAGATGCCGTAGGTTCTGCAGCCAATTTAGGCAAAGGCAATAAAGCGACATACCAAATGGATCCAGCTAACAGTGACGAAGCTCTCCATGAAATACAGCTAGACTTGCAAGAAGGAGCGGACATGGTGATGGTGAAACCCGGCATGCCTTATCTGGATATCGTACGCCGCGTAAAATCAGATTTCGGTGTCCCAACTTTTGTATATCAAGTAAGCGGTGAATATGCCATGCATATGAGTGCAATTAATGCCGGCATGCTCTCAGAGGCGGTAATAATGGAGTCTCTAGTTTGCATTAAAAGAGCAGGCGCAGACGGCATACTTACCTATTTTGCAAAACACGCTGCTAAATATCTGAAGACAAATAACTAA
- a CDS encoding polysaccharide deacetylase family protein, translating to MRFLLFLCIMALTSLSQAVVVLQYHHISTKAPRLTSTPPELFAAHLDYLDKAGFKVISMAHLLKLLKRGEALPNQTAVITFDDGYRSIFTQAYPLLKQRKWPFTVFVNSKAHDEKSHLHMSWAELKTMSDNGALIANHTDSHTHLIRRRSQESHKRWLQRRQQEILFAQSRITKEIGESLKVFAHPYGEYDEKLLSQLKDMGYIAFGQHSGPIAKSSHHQALPRFPFGGNYGSLDDFATKVNSLPFPNSRVKVLGPNDSVLNEPELPATVARPVLKIASPLIPYIDNIACFASGQNKIKVQINGGVLLAQAPRALPVGRSRYNCTASAGAGRYYWHSQLFIKRGANGKWLHD from the coding sequence ATGAGATTTTTATTGTTTCTGTGCATTATGGCGCTAACTAGCCTGTCGCAAGCTGTAGTGGTTTTGCAATATCATCACATCTCAACGAAAGCTCCTCGACTTACGTCAACACCTCCCGAATTATTTGCCGCCCATCTTGATTACTTGGATAAAGCCGGTTTTAAGGTGATCAGTATGGCGCACTTACTGAAGCTTCTAAAACGGGGAGAGGCACTTCCAAACCAAACAGCAGTGATAACTTTTGATGATGGTTACCGGTCTATTTTCACTCAGGCATATCCACTGTTAAAGCAGCGTAAATGGCCTTTTACAGTATTTGTAAATAGCAAGGCGCACGATGAAAAAAGCCACTTGCATATGTCTTGGGCTGAATTGAAGACAATGTCAGATAATGGAGCTTTGATTGCAAATCATACAGATAGCCATACTCATCTTATTCGTCGCAGATCGCAAGAGAGTCACAAGCGTTGGTTACAGCGGCGGCAGCAAGAAATCTTATTTGCACAATCGCGCATTACTAAGGAAATTGGTGAGAGCCTTAAAGTATTTGCTCATCCCTATGGTGAGTATGACGAGAAATTGTTAAGTCAGCTAAAAGATATGGGATATATCGCCTTTGGTCAGCATTCTGGCCCCATTGCGAAGTCGAGCCACCATCAAGCTTTACCCCGTTTTCCCTTTGGCGGTAACTACGGTAGCTTGGATGACTTTGCCACGAAAGTTAATAGTCTTCCATTCCCTAATAGTAGAGTAAAAGTTCTGGGGCCCAATGACAGTGTCTTAAATGAGCCCGAGCTGCCTGCGACAGTAGCTAGGCCGGTGTTAAAAATTGCTTCTCCACTAATACCTTATATCGATAATATAGCCTGCTTCGCCAGTGGCCAAAATAAGATCAAAGTTCAAATTAATGGCGGTGTACTATTGGCTCAAGCTCCACGAGCGCTTCCAGTTGGACGCAGTCGCTACAACTGTACTGCCAGTGCTGGTGCTGGACGATATTACTGGCATTCACAGCTTTTTATTAAGCGAGGCGCAAATGGAAAATGGCTGCATGATTAG
- the gnd gene encoding decarboxylating NADP(+)-dependent phosphogluconate dehydrogenase: MKALSDIGLVGLAVMGENLILNMESKGFTVTAYNRTVNKVNAFIDGRAAGKNIRGASSIEELVQSLEKPRKIMLMVKAGQAVDDFIEQLIPHLDEGDIIIDGGNTHFPDTNRRTAYLESKGLLFIGAGVSGGEEGALTGPSIMPGGSPAAWEHVKPIFQSIAAKVEDGSACCEWVGENGAGHFVKMVHNGIEYGDMQLICEAYHIMKSLLGMSAKEMHEVFARWNEGELDSYLIEITRDILAYEEDGEALVDVILDTAGQKGTGKWTAVSALELGIPLTLIGEAVFSRCLSAQKDERVEAAKQLSGPSPVFDGDKEAFIEDLRQALIAAKIVSYAQGYVLMREAAKEHGWQLNYGGIAMMWRGGCIIRSIFLDDIREAFEAQSDLPNLLLSPFFKEKIESSQGAWRRVMAAAISNGIPAPAMTAALNYFDGYRCDRLPANLLQAQRDYFGAHTYERTDKPRGEFFHTNWTGRGGDTSSSTYNV, from the coding sequence ATGAAAGCACTCTCTGATATCGGCCTTGTAGGCCTTGCCGTGATGGGCGAAAATCTCATCCTCAATATGGAAAGCAAAGGCTTTACTGTTACTGCATATAATCGCACCGTAAATAAGGTTAACGCATTTATTGACGGTCGAGCGGCAGGTAAAAATATTCGCGGTGCCAGCTCGATTGAAGAGCTTGTTCAATCTTTAGAAAAACCTCGAAAGATCATGCTGATGGTAAAAGCTGGTCAAGCAGTAGACGACTTTATCGAGCAGCTCATTCCGCATTTGGACGAAGGCGATATTATCATTGATGGCGGCAATACCCATTTCCCAGATACTAATCGTCGTACCGCTTATTTAGAAAGTAAGGGGTTATTATTTATTGGTGCTGGTGTTTCAGGCGGCGAAGAAGGTGCTCTTACTGGGCCATCAATTATGCCCGGCGGCTCTCCAGCAGCTTGGGAACATGTAAAGCCAATTTTCCAGAGTATAGCAGCGAAAGTTGAAGATGGGTCTGCCTGCTGCGAGTGGGTCGGTGAAAATGGTGCTGGACACTTTGTGAAGATGGTTCACAACGGCATTGAGTACGGTGATATGCAGCTTATCTGCGAGGCTTATCATATTATGAAAAGTCTATTAGGTATGTCAGCTAAAGAAATGCACGAAGTCTTCGCGCGTTGGAATGAAGGAGAACTGGACAGCTATCTCATTGAAATTACACGCGACATTCTAGCCTATGAAGAAGATGGTGAAGCTCTGGTTGATGTCATACTCGATACAGCAGGACAGAAAGGCACTGGTAAATGGACGGCTGTGTCGGCTCTTGAACTAGGCATCCCTTTAACCTTAATTGGTGAAGCTGTTTTCTCTCGCTGCCTATCGGCACAAAAAGATGAACGTGTAGAAGCGGCCAAACAGCTCAGCGGCCCAAGCCCAGTTTTCGACGGAGATAAAGAAGCTTTTATCGAAGATTTACGCCAGGCTCTCATCGCAGCTAAGATCGTTTCCTATGCCCAGGGATACGTATTGATGCGAGAGGCAGCAAAAGAACACGGTTGGCAACTCAACTACGGTGGCATTGCAATGATGTGGCGTGGAGGCTGTATTATTCGATCGATTTTCCTCGACGATATTAGAGAAGCCTTTGAAGCACAGAGTGATCTACCTAACTTACTCTTGAGTCCTTTTTTCAAAGAGAAGATTGAGTCCTCACAAGGCGCATGGCGACGAGTCATGGCAGCCGCCATCAGTAATGGTATTCCTGCACCAGCAATGACAGCAGCCTTGAATTACTTTGATGGGTACCGCTGCGACCGTCTACCTGCCAATCTCCTGCAAGCGCAGCGAGATTACTTTGGAGCGCATACATACGAGAGGACAGATAAGCCTCGCGGAGAATTCTTTCATACTAATTGGACTGGGCGTGGCGGAGATACGTCGTCGTCGACTTACAACGTTTAA
- a CDS encoding helix-turn-helix domain-containing protein, with the protein MGHSSTLTVAKVNTNEKFHASSQSLTHLTKKTVLAEHLKKAEIPEVYGLASRVIELLKQRIGYSSLSIASIAFELHVSTRTLQRRLSEQSLSFSELRDQVRHYYGIHAVLQDWYNIDDIYILLGFSDKSSLAIAFRRWTGSTPRAFGRMYKNEYNSFTFAKV; encoded by the coding sequence ATGGGTCATAGCTCAACACTCACAGTTGCTAAAGTAAATACTAATGAGAAATTTCATGCCAGTAGTCAAAGCTTAACTCACCTTACAAAAAAAACTGTTCTAGCTGAGCACCTTAAAAAAGCTGAAATCCCAGAAGTTTACGGTTTAGCCTCCCGTGTTATTGAACTATTGAAACAGCGTATAGGGTATTCTTCACTTAGCATTGCGAGCATCGCGTTTGAGTTGCATGTTTCTACAAGAACACTACAAAGGCGCTTAAGCGAACAGAGTTTAAGCTTTAGCGAATTGAGAGACCAAGTGCGTCACTATTATGGGATTCATGCCGTATTACAAGATTGGTACAATATTGATGACATCTATATTTTGCTGGGGTTTTCTGACAAATCCAGCCTAGCTATAGCATTTAGACGTTGGACGGGATCGACCCCGAGAGCATTCGGGCGCATGTATAAAAACGAATATAATAGCTTTACTTTTGCCAAGGTATGA